A window from Rhea pennata isolate bPtePen1 chromosome 1, bPtePen1.pri, whole genome shotgun sequence encodes these proteins:
- the LOC134141778 gene encoding mid1-interacting protein 1-B-like, which translates to MEQYFSATQKMEQEVMFPSLLRGVFLEPDEASPTASGRKDLYEHYQLLKSIKPVVERGLGSVTEHSLPSASMHKAPDDDADTDLEERLSHHLNGLQQVLTHLTRDANALTRRYSQILEQINLSEGQPSW; encoded by the coding sequence ATGGAGCAGTACTTCTCGGCCACACAGAAGATGGAGCAGGAGGTGATGTTTCCCAGCCTGCTCCGAGGGGTCTTCCTGGAGCCCGACGAGGCCTCCCCCACTGCCAGTGGTCGCAAGGACCTGTACGAGCACTACCAGCTCCTGAAGTCCATCAAGCCTGTGGTGGAGAGAGGCCTGGGGTCCGTCACCGAGCACAGCCTGCCCAGCGCCAGCATGCACAAAGCCCCAGACGACGATGCAGACACTGATCTGGAAGAACGCCTGTCCCACCACCTCAACGGCTTGCAGCAGGTGCTCACCCACCTCACCAGAGACGCCAACGCCCTCACCCGACGGTACAGCCAAATCCTCGAGCAGATCAACCTCAGTGAAGGGCAGCCCAGCTGGTGA
- the LOC134141783 gene encoding mid1-interacting protein 1-B-like, which produces MEQYFSATQKMEQEVMFPSLLRGVFLEPDEASPTASGRKDLYEHYQLLKSIKPVVETGLGSVTEHSLPSASMHKAPDDDVDTDLEERLSHHLNGLQQVLTHLTRDANALTRRYSQILEQINLSDGQPSW; this is translated from the coding sequence ATGGAGCAGTACTTCTCGGCCACACAGAAGATGGAGCAGGAGGTGATGTTTCCCAGCCTGCTCCGAGGGGTCTTCCTGGAGCCCGACGAGGCCTCCCCCACCGCCAGTGGTCGCAAGGACCTGTACGAGCACTACCAGCTCCTGAAGTCCATCAAGCCTGTGGTGGAGACAGGCCTGGGGTCCGTCACCGAGCACAGCCTGCCCAGCGCCAGCATGCACAAAGCCCCAGACGATGATGTAGACACTGATCTGGAAGAGCGCCTGTCCCACCACCTCAACGGCTTGCAGCAGGTGCTCACCCACCTCACCAGAGATGCCAACGCCCTCACCCGACGGTACAGCCAAATCCTCGAGCAGATCAACCTCAGTGATGGGCAGCCCAGCTGGTGA